The stretch of DNA CCCAGTCCAGCTCCCTCCCAGACTCCTCCAACATGAACAGTGATTAGGTCTGGATGAGCTGAGCACAGTCAGCCACACACTTAGGAGAGCCTGGATGAAATGTAATTTTGCAGATCATTGTTACAATCTGAAATAGCAGGGTATGAAACACTCCCACCGACTCAGTCATAGGACCTCTAAAAACATCTGATATACATCTGATACTTCCTGGAAAATTGCCCTGGGAAGAAAACTTTAAAATAATTATTTCAAAATTAATGCCCCATTATCTTCAGCTCTCAGTGTGACCAAGCCTTGTGAGCAGATAGATGTGAAGATGGAACACACAAGCTTTGTCTTCGTGAAACATAACAACTAGCTAGGCTAACCAGTGAATGTGCTTCATTGTGCCCCGTGCATGCAGTGTCAGATACTACAAGACTGTGGCATAGGATAGATTTCCTGTAAATCAGGGATGTGATAACAGAAAAATGTTCAAATGCCAATGATGATGAATTCTGACCATAGCAGGTGGATATGAGACAAGTGGCACCTTACTGGAGTTAATCAAGTAAATCTAGTCAGTGAAGGTTTACACCTGTTCTACACACTATGAACTGGAGCAGATGTCAAACAATGCCATCACAGCGGTGGCATCCCAATCATATCTCCTTTCTCTCGAAGTGTGCCCTTGTTCTCTTCCTTCATGGATTTGAAGGGAAATTACAGGTACCCCGCCTGCTCTGCATCCTAATGCCCCAGGCACCCCACCTGCTCTGCATCCTAATGCCCCAGGCACCCAGCCTGCTCTGCTACTCTGCATCCTAATCCCCCAGCCTGCTCTGCATCCTAATCGCCCAGGCACCCCGCCTGCTCTGCATCCTAATCCCCCAGGCACCCCACCTGCTCTGCATCCTAATGCCCCAGGCACCCAGCCTGCTCTGCTACTCTGCATCCTAATCCCCCAGCCTGCTCTGCATCCTAATCGCCCAGGCACCCAGCCTGCTCTGCATCCTAATCCCCCAGGCACCCAGCCTGCTCTGCATCATAATCCCCCAGGTACCCCGCCTGCTCTGCATCCTAATCCCCCAGGCTCCCAGCCTGCTCTGCATCCTAATCCCCCAGGCACCCAGCCTGCTCTGCATCCTAATCCCCCAGGCACCCAGCACGCTCTGCTACTCTGCCCTGGCCCTCCATGTGTGACTGGGGCTGCCAGGCCAGCATCACACAGAGACAAGGCTATGAGTAGACACCCTGGTTGTGttcaaaatggcaccatattcgcTACATATATggaaatagggtgcaatttgggacggcGCCCCAAAGCCCATTGCTCAAACTGGGCCACAGGCAGGGGAGGGGACAACAGGGCACCAGATCAACCTTTGGGATTCCATTCTACATGCCATGGCAAAGCGACAGCCAACCAGGGTCCTTGTCATGGTCTATGGATAACAGAGGACAAAGACACACCATTGTGTCTAGTTAGAGACAGTTTCATAAATAAGGTGGCTTACTGTGCACAAAAGCCTTTGAGGTATTGCATGGCAATGTAAATCACGAAACCTTCTCTGATAAGCTGTTTGCTTGCACTGGTCAGCACAAAGAGGCAATACTCAAAGAGAACTTACACACAGACTAAGATGCAATGCATACTAGTTTGGTTGGCATTTCACATTTGATTATAGAATGCAACAATAGTTGAGAGACAGCGATTCATGTTAAAGTGAGTATTACCATATAGATGAGGGTATGAGCATACTGAAGTTCCATTTCCAATCATTTCCTCCAATTCCCCAAAATGGAAAATCTCAACAAAGTACCTCATGTGTATCCAAGAGAAACAGGGTGTTTTAATAGTGAACTAATGAACTGAACATCAGATCAGGTTTGTCAAGAGCAGCTTATGAGCAACACCAAACAGCCAAGCCAAGTGGAATGAGAGCATTACAGAGAAAACAGCCTGAATAGACCCTGGGTGTATTTCTAGTCATTCATTCCTCTCATGAGGTCATATAGCTCCTTATTAGgcttttcgtagcaggtttggAGAAAATTTTAGCCAACCTTAACATAATactcctaacctgctgcataaagtcacctaacctgctacgaaaaagtCACTTACGCCGGTAGCTGTATTCCATCTAGTCAAACCGATTAGTGCTGCACTGCCGAGGGCATCCTTCCGGTATACTTTCAATTGGGTAAAACGATTTACTCTGCTAGCAAAGGGAACACTGCCACTACCTCGTTTGAGTAGCAAACTGAAGTGAAGAGGACATTTGGCAACTCTTACTTGCAAGTGGAAGTTGATAAAGTTCTTAGTTTACAGAATATGAAAGTCAAGGAGggatatatatatttcaaaatggCCTCCTGGGTTTAGTGACCGATCACAATGGGAATAAAAAAATAACTGATTGATTGGTTGGGTGTTTAGTATGGCCCGGTGCCCCGGGTGGGCGGAGTTCCTTAATTTTAGATCATTCTATTGGTCCTTAAAGGGATACGTCAAGATTTTGGCAGTGTCAGATTAACTCTTGGACACAATTTCTATGTCTGCGTGCAGTTttaaggaagttgctaactagcgcaaTGACTTCagtctatggtaactgctagcTAGTAGACACCATAGACGTTAttattgtgctaatgctagttagcattgactCGCGAAACTACCTTTTACTTCCTTtgtactggatgcagagacatccgactctgggaaagtagataaagggcttcattgccaaaatcctgaagtatacCTTTACGTGTAATCTCCACCCACCTGAGGCACCCAGCCACGCAAAATAAACTCCACCATTGGAAAATGATTTGCAAAAATATGACCAATAGGAGGCCAGGAGACCATTTTGAAACGTAAAAAAAAAGGCTCCTTCACGTTCCAATCTGTAGAACACTCGGACCTTGATGGATGGAGTGTATAAGCGTTGTCAGAACTAATAAAAATGGAAATTAGGCCAAATCAAAAATAAAACTCTTTGAAATAGTCTACATAGTCTGATAATTGCTgactgtgttttatttatttatctaggcaagtcagttaagaacaaattcttatttacaatgaaagccAAGCCTGGACGATGCCGCCatcgccctataggactcccaaccatggccggttgtgatacagcttgaaatcgaaccagggtctgtagtgacgcctccagcactgagaagcagtgccttagaccgctgcgcaactCGCGAGTCCATGGTGAGGGAGTGGAGTTTGGTCATCCACTTCATGGAGGAGTGGAGTTTAGTCAGCTACTTTAGCCAGATAACTGCCAATTCAGGTTGAAAATTGTATTTGAAGCGTTGCTTTTTCTAGAGGTTCCTAGGCTATCATATTTTTTCATAAATCGTTAAAAGACGAGCCTACTGCAAACCAAATTAACGAAAATGTTAGCTTGTGTTAATTGCTACGTGTATGTAGAAAAATCATACAAGATGAAACATGTTTGAGTTGATATGGGCAAATCGAATGGTTTTCCCAGATGGACCGAATAGGCGCGTAGCTTGCTGCACGAGCCACTCTTTGAGTTCGCGCTCACATTGGTTGCGTTCAACAGGACGCAACATTTTGaaatgttcagatagaaataagCTGTAGAACAAACATGTCACAATAAAGTGTCGAATAGGCTAACAAGGCACAGACCATATTACAGGTTCTATATCTATTAAGGAATAAAGTTGGCTCTATTCTTCATTTcatggcatttctatctgcaacatttgACAATGTATGCTAACTGCCTACTAAGAGTAGCCCTGGATGTCAGGGCCTGAGGTGAGATAGCCTTCAGTTTTGTATTCGTTTTAAGACGGTAGGCCTAGTCCTAATTATTGCACACACAACACTCACCAAGCCAAAGCACTCTCCTCTTTTTAGAAAGTGTTTGAAATAGTCTGTCTGGCTTTCACTGTTGACAACCCATTCTTCTTTCCCTGCAGGGTTTCATTTTTTAGGGACATTTGACAGTGAGACAGAAAaacaacaaataaaacattttaaggaATCCTTTAATCAGATTTGCAAGCAAGGCAGTTATTGAGAATGATAAGAGCACATAATTGTGAGCTGGAATTAATTCAAACACTGTAGTTTATGTGACTAAATAATACACTGTTTTAGCCTACATTCATTGGATTGTATCCACAGGATCAGACAGTATTGGGCTCAAAAGCAGCCGGCCTTATTTTCATGACTACAGACTTGAGGGAGTACCACCAGCCATGCCAGGTGTACCAGACTACTCCATTGTCTGTCACAGCACTGTAGGCACCGTGGTAGTAGTAGCCATTCAGGTTGGCAgagtgacatctagtggaaatgaAACAGAACAGCAAGAATTAGGATAAATAAAGAATCATGAAGTGTATTGTATTTGTCATGATGTCAGATGGTGTATTCTTTGACTGattagattagagagagagaacttgtcCAAAGAGAGAACTTGTGACATCTCCCAAAGTAGCCCTTGCCTAGACCATTGACAGAGAGAATGAGGATGAAGAACCTGTTGAACCACCAGCCTCCCTTGTCCTCCTGGGCACAGTTGCGTTCGTAGCGGTCGTTGTCTTTGTCGTAGGTGCTGAACTTCATTCCCTGGTGACTGGCCCACCACTGGACCTCTGGGTGGTAACTGCCTGATAGAGAGTCACCAGAGTCACCAGAGAACTCACCAAACTGCAGCTGGTAAAACTCCTGGGGATAAACATGATGGTAATATAGTTAGCACAATGCAAACCCCCAAAAAACGAACTCCTCAACTGTAATATGTCTATGGAAAGCAAAACTCTGAGAGAGGAATGAGTTGCATCATAGCATTTTGAGTTTTTCATACAATTGACATATTGGTAGAATGTCTTCCTCCTGGTTTGTTTAACCTTTGATCTGTTATTTCCTTTCCTTTGGGGCAACTGATGAGTtgcccctcaaactcaactctggaccatgaagccagttccactgcattttttcattgttcctgggtgtgtgcaattaattatcaggtagaacagaaaagcagCAGGCACTGGACCTCTTAAGGCAAGAGTTTAATACCCCTGATCTTGACCAtgggaagatctcaattgcatcctcctaaCGTCCTCTCTCTCCGCAtctcctcaaaacccattggaggagaaggtcagaggggcaggacctctggctttctcatccaataggttttgagaaagagacaagagagaggagaaaggacacAAGGAGTGTGTAATTGAGATCTTCCCCATGATCCACTGACACAGATAGATAGAAGCATCACCCGAAGACAACGTCGTCATCATTCCATATGGACACTTGTTGAGCAGAGGTGTAAAAATGAAACCAGAGAATACAACACCTTCTCATCTGCAACTTTGAAGTTTTTGTACACTGCATTGCGTTGTACTCCCTCAAAGTCAGCTAAGTTGATCCTCAGGTTGTAGTCACCTAAAGACAAGCAGTGATGGTAGCCTTTAGTCAAAACTCTAATTTCtcatctctctgtcactctctcactGTTTGTCTTGACTTTGCAGACAttgtaaaatatcacatttaccttGTGAAGTTAGGTAATATAAGTTGTCATTCCCCAACCAGAACTCCCCACTGGCTGACTGCAGGTCACCAAACCCCCGCTGATAATCACTCCAGGGCCTGCATACAGATTAGATATGAAGACAACACATTACTCATTCACATACAGAAGAATGTTACTGTAATCTTATTATTAGATAACATCTGAGTCGTATTTGTGTTTTACCTATTGAAAGACTGGCTGCCATCTGAGCGTCTCTGGATGACTGTCCATCCGCCCCCCTCAGTCATGTCACAGTAGACCCTGACCAGGCTCGGGCTCGTCATGGGTCTGATCGTGTAGAACCCACTGCCTTTGTTCCCAGCGTTGAAAATCTGGGCACAGTCTGAATACAGATTACTGATGAGATTATGGATGTTTACTTCACAAATGTTATGGTTTTAAACTATGAATTCTGCAATCATACTAGAAATAAAAGGATAAAAAAAAACGATTATTGACCTCTATACTGATGATCTCCCAGGTCATGGAAGGTGTCCTGGTATAAAGCCAGCTGCTCAGTCCTCTGGCTGCTGAGAGTCTGGATGAGCTGTTGCTGCTGCTTCATCACCTGCACCTCCAGAGTCTTCAGCTGGGCCCGCAGCCGCACTGTCTCCTGCTGGCATTCATCTGAAgactacacacacatatacactgagtggacaaaacattaggaacacctgctctttccatgtcatagactggtcaggtaaatccaggtgaaagctatcatCCCTTATtgttgtcacttgttaaatccacttcaataagtgtagctgaaggggaggaggcaggttaaagaaggatttttaagccttgacaaaagtgagacatggattgtgtatgtgtgccattcagagggtgaatgggcaagacaaaatatttaagtgcctttgaacagggtatggtagtaggtgccaggtgcacaggTTTGAGTCAAAtacacagtttcccatgtgtatcaagaatgtccaccacccaaaagacatctagccaactttacacatctgtgggaagcattgaagtcaacatgggccagcatccctgtggaacactttcgacaccttgtagagtccatgacgaattgagactgttctgagggcaaaagggggtgcaattcagtattaggaaggtattcctaattttttgtacactcagtgtatgtacgtGTGGTATGTatgtacacatgcacacagacatgtttatacacacacacacagtatagcaGTAAGTAGTATAAGTAGCATAAATAACTTGGTTCCCTTGCAATAGTCTACAGTTGGCCAATAGCAAAATCAACCAAACATGAGAAAGAGTAGTCCATAGACATAGTTCCTTCTAATGAGTACTTACCGAAAGGGACATGTCCATGATGAAGATGAGCCCGATGAAAAACAACCTGAAGGTTCTCATTTTACCTGCAGAGATGCTGAAATAATCACAGTTGAAACGGGGATATTTAGGTCCAGTTGCTTTGTCTTTTAGTGGAAAAGGACTTCAACAGACTTTCCACAGCTGTCTCTTCATAGCCGCCTCACAAGAATGTGAGGATTCTCAGTAGCAGTTGAGCTTGTCCTCTTAAATCTTCTGTCTAGCATCACAATACACAGGGGTGAGTCAGAGTGAAGAACTAACATTATGAGAACCAGATAACCCCCTTTGGCACATTGTTTATTTTCTTTTACAAACAAACAGGCACAGTATGTACTGATACTCAATTTCAGTCTTTGTTTATATCTTttgataataatattaataaagtAACCTACCGCCTTTTGTGTTTAGGGGGGTGGCTTTGAAGGGAATACCTGATTTGCTACAGACATTACAGAATAATGGAAGAAATATGTGTGAAGCAAGTTAGAAATGCGGACTGACATTCAGGTCAGCTTGTACTAAATGGGGAAAGATCAGAATATTATGACATTGTGAAAAGATTTTAAACATTCTAAACTGGCTCTGTATCCATAATAATGGTTTCAACTTCCTCAATGTATGTGACAGTTGGTAATGTTATTAGCTAGCTTTGTTAGTTAGCTTTAACAAAAGGTAATGGATCACAAATCAAGGTGTTCTACTCAGAAAGATGCTTCTGAGAAAGAGCGATTAAGGTACAGTATGTGCCTTTCTAAAGTCTACATTCTGCTGGATCCAAACAGTTTCAAACTGAAGGTAAattaatgcttgtgtctgtgttgCAGTGCCAGGGAGAAGTTATTGGAAGAGATGCTGTGGCAGCAGAAGAGAGAGTTGAAGAGGTTAAATGATGAGCAACAGCACCTGATCGACTTAAATGCCAAGCTAGAAGAGCTCACACGGACATGTTCCCTACCAgaggcgtgtgtgtgcgtgcgcgtgtgtgagagagcgagatagagggaGCATCCCTCATGGTTAGAGGATGAATTCCGGGTGGCATTACTTTCCAGGTATCTGTGTCCAGTGTGACGAGTTACCAGGAAGTCACAGATTTCCCTGCAGCCCATTCGACCTGCGCAGCCCTTACAGCCTTTAGTCCCAGTAAAGCCATGATGAACCACACAGAGCACGCTGCTTCAGCCAGTTCACTCAAGACAAAGGTAcagcacagtacacacacagtgcatCCAAAAACTTAAGAGCTAATACCAAACAGATCTGATCCCTGTTTATTTTCAGCTGTGGACTAACTGTGAGGTGCAGCAACAACAGATCCTGGGAGGGAAGCtgagccagaagaggacagggcCTGAATCTTTAATGGCAGAGTGTCAGGGGAGACACCGATTGAATGACTCCTACAAAAGGCACTGGATGGAGGAGCAGCTTCAGAGCACCAGTGGATGGATGACAGGTTAGACTCAGGGGATAACTTAGGAGGACAGCCTGCGTTATTATTTGGGGGATCATTATCTTTTAGGAGTGATGTATTTGAGCTAATGTCTTGCCGTCGTGTGGAAACCAGTTTTTCTCAGTTGTGTGTCCAGCAGCATGTCGTCGTTTGACTGCTGCTCTGATGATGAAGCATGTCTGCGCAGGGCAGGTGTGATACCTGGATGATGATCTGTTGTCTGTGTGCATGCCTCTGTGTTTGCTTGTTGCTCTTTCTCCTGTAAGTAGTCCATAGATGATTCCATTGCCCTTTGTGCCTGTGCTGGCTGTTTTTTTGTGcgttcattttattttttattttactaggcaagtcagttaagaacaaattcttattttcaatgacggcctaggaacagtgggaatCCTtccaaaatacttattttccaccataatttgcaaataaattcattaaaaatcctacaatgtgattttctggattttctttctcattttgtctgtcatagttgaagtgtacctatgaggaaaattacaggcctctctcatctttttaagtgggagaacttgcacaattggtggctgactaaatacttttttgccccactgtatgtcctaTGTGTTCCAGTCTGTACTCTACCTGAGCCCTTATGGCATCAGCCCTGGACACACACAGGTCTACCTTATTATCAACCAACTCAACCACTGCTGAACCCAGCTGGCCAGACAACAGAACAACATCCAAAGGTGGGATACAGTAAAGCCTTGAGCATAAACAGCAATGACATTACTGTATTGTGACCAAATGCAAGGGCTTGTTCACTGGTCAGTGGTGAAAATGCATGCCTGTCCACTTCAAGAAAACATTATTTCATTTGATAGAATGAGGCAGCTTTTGAATGATCTCCTTCACAAACAACAGTCTCAACCTCCCTTGCctccccccataaataccttgaACATGAGTGACATCAGCACCTTCTCATATCCTCCTTCAGGCAAGGTCTATATTTGACTCTACAGGTTTCAATGCAAGCTGGGGATTTTGTATGACTTAACAAGAACAAA from Oncorhynchus kisutch isolate 150728-3 linkage group LG15, Okis_V2, whole genome shotgun sequence encodes:
- the fgl1 gene encoding fibrinogen-like protein 1, which translates into the protein MRTFRLFFIGLIFIMDMSLSSSDECQQETVRLRAQLKTLEVQVMKQQQQLIQTLSSQRTEQLALYQDTFHDLGDHQYRDCAQIFNAGNKGSGFYTIRPMTSPSLVRVYCDMTEGGGWTVIQRRSDGSQSFNRPWSDYQRGFGDLQSASGEFWLGNDNLYYLTSQGDYNLRINLADFEGVQRNAVYKNFKVADEKEFYQLQFGEFSGDSGDSLSGSYHPEVQWWASHQGMKFSTYDKDNDRYERNCAQEDKGGWWFNRCHSANLNGYYYHGAYSAVTDNGVVWYTWHGWWYSLKSVVMKIRPAAFEPNTV